The Cervus canadensis isolate Bull #8, Minnesota chromosome X, ASM1932006v1, whole genome shotgun sequence genome contains a region encoding:
- the TRO gene encoding LOW QUALITY PROTEIN: trophinin (The sequence of the model RefSeq protein was modified relative to this genomic sequence to represent the inferred CDS: inserted 1 base in 1 codon; substituted 4 bases at 4 genomic stop codons), whose product MDRRNDSNYKMTLFQFKNLNKDERGDGNYRHVPWGQRPLLSRDVTILQERANKLVKYLXVKDQTKIPINCSDMLKDVIXEYDEYFPEIIERASYALEKMFRVNLKEIDKXSLYILISIQESSTGILRMTKDTPKLDLLMVILSVIFMNGNKANEAVIWEVLRKLGLCPGVRHSLFGEVRKLITDEFVKQKYLEYKRVPNSRPPEYEFFWGLRSYRDXXDESSQFLMKLLLLACRVQKKDPKDWAVQYQEAVQMQVQATAVATAEAEARAEVYFSCLQILLMNCSSPSHGAKVHPWNLCPCSSLSS is encoded by the exons ATGGATAGGAGAAATGACTCCAATTATAAGATGACCCTGTTCCAG TTCAAGAATCTGAACAAGGATGAGAGAGGTGATGGCAATTATAGGCATGTCCCATGGGGCCAGAGGCCTCTGCTATCCCGAGATGTGACCATTTTGCAAGAAAGG GCAAATAAATTGGTGAAATACCTGTAGGTTAAGGACCAGACAAAGATCCCCATCAACTGCTCAG ACATGCTGAAGGATGTCATCTAAGAATATGATGAATACTTCCCAGAGATCATTGAGCGAGCAAGCTATGCTCTGGAGAAG ATGTTTCGAGTCAATCTGAAGGAAATTGATA ATAGCTTGTATATTCTCATCAGCATTCAGGAATCCTCTACAGGCATACTGAGAAT GACCAAGGACACACCCAAACTAGATCTTCTCATGGTGATTCTGAGTGTCATTTTTATGAATGGCAACAAGGCCAATGAGG CTGTCATCTGGGAGGTGCTGCGTAAGTTGGGGCTGTGCCCTGG GGTAAGGCACTCACTCTTTGGGGAAGTGAGGAAGCTCATCACAGATGAGTTTGTGAAGCAAAA gtaCCTGGAATACAAGAGGGTCCCCAACAGCAGACCACCTGAATATGAGTTCTTCTGGGGCTTGCGCTCCTACCGAGACTAGTAAGATGAAAGTTCTCAA TTTCTAATGAaacttctcctcctggcttgcaGA GTACAAAAAAAAGACCCCAAGGACTGGGCCGTGCAGTACCAGGAAGCAGTGCAGATGCAAGTCCAAGCTACAGCTGTGGCTACAGCTGAGGCTGAGGCCAGGGCTGAG gTTTATTTCTCATGTTTACAGATACTGCTAATGAATTGCAGCAGTCCTTCCCATGGAGCCAAGGTACATCCTTGGAATCTTTGTCCATGCAGCAGTCTTAGCAGCTGA